Within the Aeromicrobium sp. Root236 genome, the region TGCTGCTGTCGGCGACGCTCGACGGCGACGTCAACAAGCTCGTCAAGCGCCACCTGCCCAAGCACGTCCTCCACGAGGTCGACTCGGGCGAGAGCGCGGTCGACACGATGGAGCACCACGTGCTCGTCAGTGCCGCGACCGAGAAGTCCAAGACGGCGTTCGACCTGCTGCGTGCCAACCCGCGCAGCATCGTCTTCACGCGTACGCGTCGCGGGGCCATGCGCCTCGCCCGCCAGCTGACCCAGAACGGCATCGAGGCCGTCGACATGCACGGTGACCTCTCGCAGCGTCACCGTGAGCGCAACCTCGAGGCGTTCAGCAGCGGTCGGGCCAGCGTCATCGTCGCCACGGACGTCGCCGCGCGCGGCATCCACGTCGACCGCATCGGCCTCGTCGTGCACTACGACGCACCGGCCGAGCACAAGGCCTACCAGCACCGTTCGGGCCGCACGGCTCGCGCCGGGGAGTCCGGATCCGTCGTCACGATGACGACGCCCGAGGCCCTGCGCGACGTCATGCAGCTGCAGAACAAGGCCGGCGTCACGGCGCGTCACCACGACGCCCGCACGGCCCCGTCGCCGATGACGGCCGAGGCGCTCTCGGGTGCCGGCACCGAGGCTCCGCACATGTCGTCCGTGCGCCAGGGTGCTCGCACCTCGGGCAACGGCGGCGGCCAGAACCGCGGCGGAGGGCGTCCCCAGGGCGGCTTCCGCGGCAACGGTGGCGGACGCCCGCAAGGTGGCGGAGGCAACCGTGGCGGTGGCGGCGGACGTCGTCGCAGCGGTGGGTCCGGCGGATCCACGCGCGTCTACTCGTCCTCCTAGACCGCCCGTACGACTGACAGCGGCGTCATCCCCGGTACGCCCGGGGGTGGCGCCGCCAGTCGTTTCCGGCGGCGTTCGCAGCGCGCCTAGGCTGAGCCCGTGAGCATCCTGATCCAGGCGCCGGAGCTGATGTCCTCGACCGGGCGGGTCGTCCTGCTCGACGTCCGCTGGAAGCTGGGCGGTCCTCCGGGGCACGCCGACTACCTCGCCGGACATCTCCCTGGTGCCGTGTTCGTCGGGCTCGACACCGAGCTGGCGGCGCACGGCGAGCCGCGGGACGGCCGCCATCCGCTGCCATCGATCGAAGCGCTGCAGGCCGCGGCCCGCCGGTGGGGCATCAGCGCCGGCGACACCGTGGTGGCGTACGACGACAACGGCAATCTCGCTGCCGCCCGCGCCTGGTGGCTGCTCCGCTGGGCCGGCCTCGACGACGTACGCCTGCTCGACGGCGGGCTTGCCGCATGGGTCGCCGCGGGAGGGGCGCTCGAGACCGGCGACGTCGCGCCGCCGCCGGGCGACGTGACCCTCGACGGCGGGCACGCGCCGACGATCGACATCGACGGCGCAGCGTCGTACCCCGGGGTGCTGCTGGATGCTCGAGCCGCCGAGCGGTATGCCGGCGAGACCGAGCCGATCGACCCCAAGGCCGGCCACATCCCCGGCGCCGTCAGTGCGCCGACGACCGACAACCTCGACGCCGCCGGCCGCTTCCGCCCGGCCGAGGAGCTGCGCCGCCGGTTCGAGGCGCTCGGCGTACGGGAAGGGTCCGACGTCGCGGCCTACTGCGGGTCCGGCGTCACCGCGGCGCACGAGGTCGCCGCGCTCGCGATCGCCGGGTTCGACGCCGCGCTCTATCCCGGGTCGTGGTCGCAGTGGAGCAACCACGACGACCGCCCGGTCGCGACCGGTACCGCGCCCTAGCCGGGAGCGGAGCACCCGCGCGCTGCCGGTAATCTCGGACCTCATGTTGGTCAAGGGCAGGCTGCCGCGGATCGGCTTGCTGGGCCCTGCGTTCATCGCCGCTGTGGCGTACGTCGACCCGGGCAACGTCGCGACCAACGTGACGGCCGGCTCGAAGTTCGGCTACACCTTGGTCTGGGTCGTCGTGATGGCCAACGTCATGGCCGTGCTGGTGCAGTACCTCTCGGCCAAGCTCGGCATGGTGACCGGGATGTCGCTCGCCGGCCACATGGGTCAGCGGCTGCCGACCGGTCCCCGCATCGCCTACTGGCTGCAGGCAGAGGCGATCGCGATCGCGACCGATCTCGCCGAGGTCGTCGGCGGTGCGATCGCCCTCAACCTGCTGTTCGACCTGCCGCTCGAGCTGGGCGCCGTCATCACGGCTGCGGTCGCGATGGTCGTCCTGCGGATCGGCGACCTGCGCGGACAGCAGACACTCGAGCGCGTCATCGTGGGATTCCTCGCGTTGATCGCCGTCGGGTTCATGGCCGGCCTGTTCGTCGACCCGCCGAAGGCCGGGCCCCTGGCGACGGGCCTGATACCGACGTTCGACGGCACCGACAGCGTGCTGCTCGCCTCGGGCATCATCGGCGCGACCGTCATGCCGCATGTCATCTACCTGCACTCGAGCCTGACCATCACCCGCCTCGACCGTCGTGGCGACGGGCTCAGCGTGCGTGAGCTGCTCTCGGCAACGCGTACGGACGTCGTGCTCGCCCTGATCCTCGCCGGAGTCCTCAACCTCTCGCTTCTCGTCGTCGCGGCATCCAGCCTCGACGGGCTGCCGGGCACCGACACGTTGCAAGGCGTCCACGCCGTCGTCACGTCCGAGCTCGGCGCCGGAGTGGCACTGCTGTTCGCGGTCGCGCTGCTCGGATCTGGGCTCGCCTCCACGTCAGTGGGCAGCGCCGCCGGGGCCGAGGTCATGAAGGGCCTGTTGGGCGTACGCCTGCCGATCCTCGTGCGTCGCGTGGTGACGCTCATCCCGGCGCTCGTCGTGCTGGCCCTGGGCGCCGAGCCCAGCCGGGCGCTCGTGATCTCGCAGGTCGTGCTCTCGATCGGCATCCCGTTCGCGCTGATCCCCCTGGTGGTGCTGACCGCGCGCGAGGACGTGATGGGGGAGTACGCGAACGCCCGCCGCACCACGGCCGCGGCCTGCGTCGTGGCGGCGATCGTCATCGCCCTCAACGTGTCGCTGCTCTGGCTGACGTTCACCGGCTGACCCGCGTCGACGTGCGAGCGCCTGCGACCGGTGCCACGCTGGCGGCATGAGTCCCGGTCCGCTCACCGTCCGATCCGTCGTGCTCGACAGCACCGACATCCGCCCGTTGGCCGAGTTCTACCGCCAGTTGCTCGGCCTGGTCTATCGCTCGGGCGACGAGCCACCTCGGCCCGGTGAGCCCGACTCACAGGGGAGTGACTGGCTCGTCCTGCGCGGCGGCGAAGGCGGCGTGCAGCTCGCGTTCCAGCAGGTCGACTCGCTGCCCGAGGCGACTTGGCCGGAGGGACCTGTGCCGCAGCAGCTGCACCTCGACCTGACCGTCGCGACGATCGCCGACCTCGACGCGCACCACGAGCGGGCGCTCGCGCTCGGCGCCAGGCTTCTCCTCGACAGGTACGACGACCCCGACGAGCCGCTGTACGTCTACGCCGACCCGGCCGGCCACCCGTTCTGCATCTTCGTGGCCGATCCGCTGACGGCCTGAACGCCTCCGGCTCTGGAGAACTGACCCGCCAACCCCGATCATGGACTCATGCCTGAGCTTCCCGAGGTCAATGCGCTGGTCGAGTTCCTCGACAAGGAGACCGCCGGCGCCGTCGTGGTCGGCATCGAGCTGGCGTCGTTCGCGGTCCTGAAGACGTTCGACCCGCCGGTCTCCGCCCTGTCCGGGCTGGCCGTCACCGGGGCCAGCCGGCATGGCAAGTTCATCGACATCGACGTCGACGGCATCCACATCATCGTGCACCTGGCCAAGGCCGGCTGGCTGCGCTGGTCCGAGCAGCTGCCGGACACCAAGCTCAAGCTCGGTGCCAGCAACATCGCCGCACGCGTACGCCTCGACCGTGGCGACGGCCCGCACATCGGGTTCGACGTCACCGAGGCCGGCACGCGCAAGGGTCTGGCGATGTACGTCGTCCGCGACCCGTCCGAGGTGCCGGGCATCGCTGCGCTGGGCCCAGAACCGCTCGAGCCGGGCTTCGAGCTGCGTCCGCTGCTGGCCCGAAGGATGCAGGTCAAGCGGCTGCTGCGCGACCAGAAGATCATCGCCGGCGTCGGCAACGCCTACAGCGACGAGATCCTGCACGCGGCGAAGCTGTCGCCGTTCGCGATCGCCGAGAACCTCAAGGAGGACGAGATCGTACGCCTGGAGGCTGCGGTGCAGGACATCCTCCGCGAGGCCGTCGAGGAGGCCCGGGGCAAGCCGGCCGAGGAGCTCAAGGACGACAAACGGACGCGCATGCGGGTCCATGGGCGTACCGGCGAGAAGTGTCCGGTGTGCGGCGACACGGTGCTCGAGGTGACCTACTCGCAGTCGGCGCTGCAGTACTGCCCGACGTGCCAGACCGGCGGCAAGCCGCTCAAGGACCGCACGACGAGCAAGTTCCTCAAGTAGGTCGCGCGGCTCGTCCGGGTAGACCGATTGAGCTTGTCGAAACCCGTCAGTCCTTTCGACAGGCTCAAGGACCGAGGACAGGCTCAAGGACCGTGTGCAGGCTCAAGGACCGAGTGGCCGGTTCAGCCCGCGGCGACCAGACCCACGGCCAGCGCGGCGAAGGCCAGGCCGACGGCTTGCCACCGCAGGATCCTCTCGCGCAGCAGCAGCCACGCGAGCAGCACCGTGCTGGCCGGGTAGAGCGACGAGATCACCGACACGATCGACAGCAGGCCGTGGTGCGAGGCGTAGAGGAACGCGCCCTGCGCGGTCGCGCCGAGCGGACCCATCACCACAGCGCCCCAGACTCGGCGGCCGCGTGGCACCCACGCCTGACGGAGCACCGTGGCCGTGACGACCACGCCGAGCACGGAGGTCAGCTGCGAGAGGGCGAGTGGGTAGAGGCCGGCGTCGTCGCCCACCTGGCCCAGGAACGTGAACAGCAGGCCGAAGCCGACGCCCGCCAGGATGCCGTCGACCACGCCGCCGCGATGCGTGCCGTCATCGGCTCCGCCGTCCTCGACCCGGGAGATCAGCGCGATCGCCGGGAACGCGAACACCACGCCCAGCATCGCCATCCAGGACGGCCGGTCACCGGTCGCCAGGCCGACGATCACGGGGATCAGGGCGGTGCCGATCGCCGACAGCGGGGCGACGACACCCATGCGCGCCGTCGACAGCCCGCGGTAGAGGAACGCCACGCCGAAGCCGCCGCCGAGGCCGGCCAGTGCGCCGTAGGTCAGGTCGGTGCTGGTCGGCGATCCGGCGATCACCAGGGCGGCGACGAGGCTGAGGACGCCCGACGACGTCTGGCCCACGACGGCGACCTGCCAAGGAGATGAGCGCTTGGCGAAGATGCCGCCCATGAAGTCCGAGACGCCATAGGCCAGTGCCGACAGGAGGGACAGTGCGATGGCCACCTGCGCAGCCTAAGCGCGGTCGCCGACAACGGGCGACCGCTGGCCCCGCTACGTACGATTGAGGCATGAGGTTCGCCAAGTCGTTCGGGACGCAGGCCAATTCGGCCGTCGGTGGGTTCGCCTCGCGGGTGGACGACCAGACCGGCGAGGTCGCGCATCGCGTTGCTGGCGTCATCGCCGTGGCGGTCCGCGTGCTGCGGCTGCCCACCGCCGTCCTGCAGGTCGTGCCGCTGCCGTTCGTCGCCGCGACGCTGGCGCTCGGCCTGGTCGCCGATGGTGGCGTACGCGTCGTCGTGCTCGTGGCGGGGGTGCTGATGGCTGCCGTCAGCGGAGCGTTCTGGGCGCGGCGCCGCGCGATCCTGCGAGCCGTCGAGGAGCCCGACAAGCTGGCCACCGAGCTCGGCATCGCGATCAGCCTGAGCGACAAGGTCGACGAGACCCGCGGCGCGCTCGAGCGGGTAGCCGGCGGTGGTGGCTGGCGGCTCTTCGACCGGCTCAAGGGTGCCTGGGGCGGCATGTCGATGACCGGTCGCTGGATCGACGGCATCGGCGACCTGCCCCGCGCGCGCTACTTCGTGCCGCCGAGGATCGGCACGACCGTCACGATCACGATCGCCGCACTCTGGTTGGTGCCGATCTCGATCGTCGTGGCGCTGTTCGCCCTGATCGGGACGATCGCCGGATCCCTCTGACCCGTCGTGTCCGGCACCGTCAGGATCGGGATCTCGGGGTGGACGTACGCGCCGTGGCGCAAGGTGTTCTATCCCGAGGGCCTGCGGCAGAAGGACGAGCTCGAGTACGCCGCGAGCAAGATGACGAGCATCGAGATCAACGGCTCGTTCTACTCGCTGCAACGACCTGAGAGCTACCAGGCGTGGCGTGAGCGTACGCCGGACGGCTTCGTCTTCGCCGTCAAGGGCGGCCGCTTCATCACCCACATGAAGAAGCTCGCCGACGTCGACGCACCGCTCGCGAACTTCTTCGCGTCGGGCCCGTTGGCGCTCGGGGAGAAGCTCGGCCCGGTGCTGTGGCAGCTGCCGCCGACCTTGGGCTTCGACGCCGAACGGCTCGAGAACTTCTTCGACCGGCTGCCCCGCACGACGACCGCGGCCGCCGCCCTTGGTGGGCGGCATGACGAGCGCGTGGCCGGTCGGTCCTACCTCGACGTCATCGCGGAGCAGGAGATCCGCCACGCCGTGGAGGTCCGGCACGACTCGTTCCTCGCCCCGGAGTTCCTCAGCGTCCTGCGCGAGCACGGCATCGGCCTGGTCGTGGCCGACACCGCGGGCAAGTGGCCGCTGATCCGCGAGGTCACCGCCGACTTCGCCTACGTACGCCTGCACGGCGACACCGAGCTCTATGCGAGTGGCTACTCCGACGCTGCCCTCGACGAGTGGGCGGCGCTGATGCGGGGCTGGGCCGAGGGCGGCGCCGACGTGTACGCGTACTTCGACAACGACATGAAGGTTCGCGCGCCCTTCGACGCCATGGGCCTGATCGAGAGGCTCGCCGATCTCGGCCCATGGCGCCCTGGGTGACGGTCAGCCGAGCTTGCCCGGGGTGACCCGGTAGGCCGTGTTGGTCAGGGCGAGCTGACCGTACGCGTTGGAGCCCCAGCAGTAGAGCGCGGCGCTGGCGTGACGTGCGCACGTGTGGGTCCGGCCGACGCTGATGCTGGTCCACTGGGTGGAGGTTCCGACGCGGGTCGGCGTGAGGCGGTCTGCGACCGTGCCGTCGCCGACCTGTCCCTTCTCGTTGTCGCCCCAGCAGTACAGGGCACCGGTGCTCTGCCGACCACAGCTGTGGGACTCCCCGACACTGACGCCGGCCCATCGCTTGGAGATCCCGATGCGCGTCGGTGTGGGCCGGCCCGTCTTCGTGCCGTCTCCGAGCTGGGCGAACATGTTGTCGCCCCAGCAGTAGAGCGTTCCCGTGGTGCGTACGCCGCAGGTGTAGTCCTCTCCGAGGTCCACGCTCCGCCAGGTGCTCGAGCTGCCGACCTTGGTGGGCTTCGTACGGGGAGGCGCGCCACCGCCGGTGCCCAGCTGGCCCGAGCTGTTCTGGCCCCAGCAGTAGAGCGAGCCCGTCGTGTTCGTCGCACAGGCGTGGGTGCCGCCCGCCACGATGCTGGTCCATTGGGTCGACGTGCCCACCTTGGCCGGCTTGGTGCGCTGAGCCATGTCGCCGGTGCCGAGTCGGCCGTCGATGTTGGTGCCCCAGCAGTAGACCGAACCGGTCTTCGACCGTGCGCAGGTGAAGAACGCGCCGGCGCTGACGCTGGCCCAGCTGCTGGAGGTGCCGACCCGGGCGGGCACGCTGCGGGTGCCGAGGTCGCCGACTCCCAGCTGGCCGGCGCTGTTGTCGCCCCAGCAGTACAGGGTGCCGGAGGTGCGCGTGCCACAGGTGTGGGTGGAGCCGGTGCTGACGCTCGCCCAGCTGGTTGAGGTGCCGACCCGCGTCGGGGTGTTGCGATTGGTGCTGTCGTCGAGTCCGAGCTGGGCGTTGAAGTTGCCGCCCCAGCAGTAGAGGGCGTGGTTCGCGGCGACGGCGCACGTGTGTGCGCTTCCGCTGCTGACGGACAGCCAGCTCTGGGGTGCGGCAGCGTTCGCGGGCGTGGCGCTGGTCAGTGAGACCGCGATGCCGGCAAGGAGCGCGAGCAGAGCAGGAAGGAGCTTTCTGAGATGCATGGTGGGTGACCTTCGGTCGGTGAGGGAAACCCCGACTCAGGTGATGACACCAAGCAAAGGTCTAGATGATTCGAGCACGCTAACAGGCTTTCACCCATTTTGGCTAGTTAATGCCTGTATTGAATACAAGCAGTACGTACGTACCGCTTTCTCAGGTGTTGGACAGCGGCGGCGGGAGGTGCTGGGTGGCGGGTCCGATCCTGAGGATCGATGTCCGCAGCCACGCGGTGTAGGCCTCGAGCGAGTAGCCCCAGTCCCGGGTCAGCTGGTCGTACGTCTCCTGCGAGGTCAGCACGTAGAGGTGGGCGGCGAAGGCCTCCGGTGAGGTCTTCTCGTCGACCATGCCGCGGCTTGCGTACCAGTCGTGGCCGATCATGAAGTCCTCGCGCTTCCTGGCGATCAGCTCCGTGACGGCCTTCGAGATGCGGTCCTCGGACGCCGCGGCGGCGCGGACGGCCGCCCAGATGCCGCCGGAGCGGGCATTGGCTGCGGCGATGAACGCGGCGTAGTCGGCGATCGCCTGCTCCGTGTCCTCGTTGGACATGATCTCCATGAGCTGGGGCTGGTCGATGATCGACTTCCAGCCGCCCTCGCCGGAGTAGGTCTGCTGGAACGCCTTGATGAGCAGGTCGGGCTTGGTGCCGATCTTGTTGACCGACTCGACCGAGACTCCTGCGTGATCGGCCACCTGTTGCATCGTGGTCCCGACGTAGCCGCGCTGGGAGAACACCTCGGCCGCAGCCGTGATGATGCTGCGACGGGTCTCGGCGGCCTTCTCGGCACGGAGCGGGGACCGATAGCTCCGAGTCTGTCTAGGCGTCGTCATGGCGGTCTCCTGGTGCATGCGTCGGCCACCGTATCAGGGCTCCCGCAGCTTCACTAGGGACTGCATGTATCCATTTAGGGGCGCGTGGAGGTGCCGATCAGGACCTGCATCGCGGGACCGTACAGGCGTACGACGTCGTCGATCGAGGCGTCGGCGAGGGGCGGCATCCGGATGACGTAGCGCAGCGTCGCCATGCCGATCAGCTGGCCGGCGACCAGGGAGGCGCGGAGCTCGCGGTCGTCGCCCTCGAGGACCCCCAGCAGCGAGCTGATGAGCACCTCGCGCGCCAGCTGCAGCATCGGCGCCTGGGAGTCGTCCGTCCCCAGCGTCGTGCGATACATCGAGCTGAAGATGTCGCGATGGGGATCCCACGCCTCGAGGAACGTCTGCAACAGGCGCTCGGCCATGCCGTCCGGGCCGTCCTCGATGACCAACGCGATCTTCTCGACGGGGTTGACCGGCAGCTCCATCGTGGCGACGAGCAGGCCCGCCTTGTCACCGAAGTAGTGGCTGATGAGGCTGACGTCGACGCCCGCGTCCCGGGCGATGGCGCGCATCGAGGTGCCGCTGAATCCCTGCGCCGCGAACTTGGCCCTGGCGGCGTCGAGGATCGCGGCGCGACGGTCTGCTGCGTCCCCGGCCGGCGGCCGGCCGCGCGTACGTTTGACGGTCATCGCGTCCGTCGCCGAAGGGTCAGTGACGCGCCGGCGAGGGCGAGTGCGCAGCAGCTGAGGAGAATCACGAGGTCCTTGCCCAGGGTCGAGGTGAAGTCGCTCGTCGACCCTAGCTCGGTGAAGGCGTCGGCGGCGTAGCTCATCGGCAGCGCGTCGGACAACCAGCGCAGGACGTCGGGCATCGAGTCGCGCGGGGCCAGCAGGCCGCAGAGCAGCAGCTGTGGCACCACGACGAGCGGCATGAACTGCACGGCCTGGAACTCGGTGACCGCGAACGCCGACATCAGCAGACCCAGAGCGGTGCCGAGGACAGCGTCGACGACGGCGAACAGCACCACGGCCCACGGGGTGTTGACGTCCATGTCGAGCAGCCAGATGGCGACGGCCGAGGTGACGAGCGCCTGCCCGAGGGCGGCGGCGCCGAACGCGATGCCGTAGCCGCCGATCAGCTCGCCGCGTCGCATCGGCGTGGTCAAAAGGCGTTCGAGGGTCCCGGACGTACGTTCGCGCACCATCGTCACCGAGGTCACGAGGAACATCACGACGAACGGGAAGATGCCGAGCATCTGCGGGCCGACGCGGTTGAAGATCACGGGGTTGCCGTCGTACACGTACTTGAACAGGAGCAGCAGGAGCGACGGCAGGACGACGATCATCCCGATGCTGCGCGGGTCGTGCCCGAGCTGCTGGAGCACCCTGCGAGCCGTTGCGAGAGTGCGGTTCATCGGGTGCCCTCCGCCAGCGTCAGGAAGGCCTGCTCGAGGTCGTCCTCGCCGGTGTCCGCGCGGAGCTCGTCTGGTGTCGAGTCGGCGATGATCCGGCCCTCGCGCATCAGCAGCATGCGGTCGCATCGGCCGGCCTCGTCCATGACATGGCTCGACACCAGCAGTGTCTTGCCCTCCGAGGCCAGCCGCTTGAACAGCTGCCACAGATCCCGGCGGAGGACGGGGTCGAGGCCGACGGTCGGTTCGTCGAGGAGGTAGAGCTCGGGGTCGGCCAGCAGCGCGGCGGCGAGCGACACCCTCGTGCGCTGGCCGCCTGACAGGTCGCCGACCAACGAGTCGACCTTGTCGCCGAGCCCCACGTTGCCGACGGCCTCACGGGCCGCAGCCTCGTCACTGCCGGTGAGGGCGGCGAAGTAGCGCAGGTTCTGCATGACGGTCAGGTCGGGATAGACCGAGCTCGCCTGCGTGACGTAGCCGACGCGCTCCCGGGCGGCAGGACGACCGGCAGGGCCGTCGAGCACTGTGACGGTGCCCGCCCGGATGACCTGGATGCCGGCGATCGCGCGGATCAACGTGGACTTGCCGCAGCCGCTGGGGCCCAGGAGTCCCGTGACGGATCCGCGGGGCACCGACACCGAGAGGTCGGGGATCACGGTGTTCCTGCCGCGGACCACGGTGAGGCCGGTGACCTCGATCGCCGAACTATTCAACATACGTTGAATATAGGACTCGCCCCCGACCCGGTCAAGCCGGGGGCGAGCCGCGCTACTTCTTGACGGTGAAGGTCTTGCTGATCGAAGGCGACGAGCCGACCTTGTTGAAGGCGTACACGTAGACCTTGTTCGTGCCGCTCTTGAGCTTGCTGCGCAGGAGCTTGTAGGAGCGGCTCGTGGTGGTCCGGTCGTAGAGCGTCTTGGTGCCGCTCTTGACGATCACGCGGTACTTCGTGATCGGCGTGCCACCGTTGTCGGCAGGCGCGGTCCAGCTGACGGTGCGGGTCGACGACGTCGACGAGCCCGAGATCTTGAGGCTGCGAGCGGCTGGGGGCTTCGTCAGCGGGACGAGCGGGTTGAACGTGAAGACCGACTGCTCGCTCGCCGCGTTGCCTGAGTACTCGTTGACGACGTGAACGTTGCGGTTGGTGTCGACGGCGACTCCGGTGGGGTACTTGATGCCGGTGTTCCCCCCGCTGAGCCGCTTGATGGGGAACGCGTCGCCGCTGGTGCCCGGAGCGAAGACCGTGACGGAGCCGTCGGCGCCGTCGGTCGCATTGGTGACATAGAGGTTGTCCGACGAGTCGAGCGCCAGCGAGGAAGCGCCGTGCAGGTGGGTGTTGGCGCCTGTGATCGTGCGAATCGGCGGCGTCGACGACTCGGTGTTGGCGGCATAGATCGCGATGTTCTCGTTGCCGTTCCCGCCGGCGAGGTTGGCCACGTAGATCAGGCCCTTGCTGTCGATCACGATGCTGGTGGGGTTGTTGATTCCCGAGTCGATCGTCTTGATGGGCTCGATG harbors:
- a CDS encoding NHL repeat-containing protein — translated: MPTPMRNFAALTAAGLAISCLTMTAAHADTYDVSYAPTRAATFNAAGVVHPTDIAVDPSPAATDDPSKFALAETNTTFSRVTVLRNNPFNSTGYGLADGSILDTSRSGLSGPQGISYDAKGRIWVADSSSATVSVFPKDTSSSSPYTTIGGMKNTGLSSPSDVAVAANGDVYVANINSTSTIRVFGAGRGGDIEPIKTIDSGINNPTSIVIDSKGLIYVANLAGGNGNENIAIYAANTESSTPPIRTITGANTHLHGASSLALDSSDNLYVTNATDGADGSVTVFAPGTSGDAFPIKRLSGGNTGIKYPTGVAVDTNRNVHVVNEYSGNAASEQSVFTFNPLVPLTKPPAARSLKISGSSTSSTRTVSWTAPADNGGTPITKYRVIVKSGTKTLYDRTTTSRSYKLLRSKLKSGTNKVYVYAFNKVGSSPSISKTFTVKK